Part of the Paenibacillus sp. JNUCC32 genome is shown below.
CCGATTGCGACCGGCATCAGCTTGACGGTGGCGTTCAGCTTCTCCTTCACGATTTTGTTGATCTCCTCTTCAACCTTCTTCTGGTCCGGCTGCAGCTGCAGCAGCGGATAATACCAAGTCAGCTCTGCGGGCTCAAGCCCGCTAGCGCCGCTCGCCTCCGGTGTCGATCCTTGCGTGCCGGTCGTTCCGCTGCCCGTATCGCTCTTCCCGCCGCTGCCTCCGCAGCCGGCAAGCGCGGACATGGCGATCATGATGACCGCGAGCAATCCGAATAATCTTTTTTTCATGACATGACCTCCTGAATGTTTATTGGTTGATGTATGTTAACCCTTAAGGGAGCCAACCGTAAGCCCTTTCACGAAGAACCGTTGGAAGAACGGGAAGATGATCAGCATCGGCCCGCCGGCCAGCACCGCGATCGCCATTCTTGCCGAGTTGTTCGGGAAGCTGGATAAATCGATGCCCAGCTGCTGCGAAAATTCCGAATTGGAGGTTATGAACTCGATGCTGCCCAGCGTTCGCACAAGCAGCAGCTGCAGCGGCACCTTGTCGGGATCGTCGATATACAGCATGGCGTTGAACCATTCGTTCCAGTACGTGAACGAGATAAGCAAACCCAGCGTGGCCAAGGCCGGCGTGGAGAGCGGCAATATGATCCGGAAAAAGATGCGCAGCTCCCTTGCCCCGTCGATTTTGGCGGATTCCACGATTTCAAGCGGAATTTTGGACATGAATCCCTTCATGACCATGATGTTGAAGGGCGAGAGCAGAACCGGCAGGATTAGGGCAAGCAAGCTGTCCTTTAAATGCAGGTATTGGGTGATGAGGATATAGGAAGGGACGAGCCCGCCGCTGAACAGCATCGTGAAAAACACGTAAAACGTCGTTACCCTGTTGTAGCGGTAATCCGGTCTCGAGATGACGTATGCGGTCATCGCGGTGAGCAAAAGCCCTGCCAATGCTCCAATGACGGTCACCGTGATCGTGACCCCGTATGCCCGCAGCAAAATGTCGGGTGCGTCGAGAAGATAGCGATAAGCCTCCAGGCTGAACGTTTCTGGAAAAAACTGATAGCCCTTGTCGGTAAGCGACGCTTCGTCCGTCAGCGAGACCGCGACAACGAGCAGAAACGGCAGGACGATGGCCAGCGATAGCAGGATGAACAGCAGATGGATCAACATTTTGGATAGTTCGAACTTCTTTGGCATCGGATATCCTCCTTCTTACCACAGGGAATGCTCTGGATTGATTTTGCGCACGATCCCGTTCGCCGCCAGCACGAGCACGAAACCGACAACCGACTGATAGAAGCCCGTGGCGGCCGACATGCTGACATTACCGATCTCTCGCAGTGCGCGGTATACGTACGTATCGATAATATCCGTGGATCCGTACAGGAAGCCGGAGTTGTTCGGAATGAAATAATGCAGTCCGAAGTCGCCGCGGAACATGTTGCCGATGGACAAAATCAGCAGAATGATGACCAGCGGAGCCAGCAGCGGGACCGTAATTCTCATGGCCATCTGCCATTTCGTCGCACCATCGATCCGGGCTGCCTCGTAATACTCGCTGTTAATGCCGATAATGCCCGCAAAATAAATAAGCGTGTTGAAGCCGACTGCCTTCCATAAATGAACAAGAATGAGAATGGCCGGCCATGCCTCGGCCGTCTGGTACCAACTGATCGGATCCATGCCGAACATTTGCAAGGTGCGGTTAATGAAACCGTCGGAATGGTTCAGGAAGGCATATGCCACGTATCCGACCAGCACCCAGGATAGAAAGTGGGGCAGAAACAGCGCGGTCTGATAAAATTTGCTCCATTTCGCCCTGAGCTCGTTCATCAGAATGGCCAACAACAGCGCAGCGGCCGTGGTAACTGCAATGTAAGCGGCATTATACAGCACCGTATTGCGCGTGATCCGCCAAGCCGTATCGGTCGAGAACAAATAACGGAAGTTTTCCAGACCTACCCATTCGCTGCCGAATATGCCGAGATCGTAGCGGTAATGCTTGAAGGCGATGATCAATCCCACCAATGGAATATAGGCAAAAATCAGCTTGTACAGAATCCCCGGCAGGGATAAGAGAAACAGCTCGCGGTTGTTTCGAAAGTGGCGAAGCTCCCTGCGAAGCGCCGATTTTTTTGGGCGAGTGCCGGCTGGTTCTGAATCCGGGTCGGGCCCGGTTCCCGATCGGTTCGCCGGTTCCGCGCCCATAGAGCCCGATCGTGTAATCTTCTTCAACATAGCGAAAGCCCCTTCCTTTCCTTGTGCACTTCTTGCCTGCGTTCCAGGCTTTGCACGTTTAACGATAGCTCAAACGCGGTACTTTCCGTTACTGTACAATTTCAGGATTGCTGTACAGGCGGACTGTAGGGATTTCGGAATTCTGTACAGCCGGCTGTATAGATCCAAGATTGCTGCACTTGCAAAATTTCAGGGCCTCTGCCGACACTAAGAGGCTACCATTCTCCCATCATCGATGCGATGCCCAAGGTGCAGGAGCAGTGGAGACAGTACTTTTCAGTTAAGCGTTGATCCAACTGGTCGACGGGGGCTCTCAGATTGTATCGAATCTGCCGGTTCGC
Proteins encoded:
- a CDS encoding carbohydrate ABC transporter permease; protein product: MPKKFELSKMLIHLLFILLSLAIVLPFLLVVAVSLTDEASLTDKGYQFFPETFSLEAYRYLLDAPDILLRAYGVTITVTVIGALAGLLLTAMTAYVISRPDYRYNRVTTFYVFFTMLFSGGLVPSYILITQYLHLKDSLLALILPVLLSPFNIMVMKGFMSKIPLEIVESAKIDGARELRIFFRIILPLSTPALATLGLLISFTYWNEWFNAMLYIDDPDKVPLQLLLVRTLGSIEFITSNSEFSQQLGIDLSSFPNNSARMAIAVLAGGPMLIIFPFFQRFFVKGLTVGSLKG
- a CDS encoding ABC transporter permease → MLKKITRSGSMGAEPANRSGTGPDPDSEPAGTRPKKSALRRELRHFRNNRELFLLSLPGILYKLIFAYIPLVGLIIAFKHYRYDLGIFGSEWVGLENFRYLFSTDTAWRITRNTVLYNAAYIAVTTAAALLLAILMNELRAKWSKFYQTALFLPHFLSWVLVGYVAYAFLNHSDGFINRTLQMFGMDPISWYQTAEAWPAILILVHLWKAVGFNTLIYFAGIIGINSEYYEAARIDGATKWQMAMRITVPLLAPLVIILLILSIGNMFRGDFGLHYFIPNNSGFLYGSTDIIDTYVYRALREIGNVSMSAATGFYQSVVGFVLVLAANGIVRKINPEHSLW